A stretch of Fusarium fujikuroi IMI 58289 draft genome, chromosome FFUJ_chr10 DNA encodes these proteins:
- a CDS encoding probable general amino acid permease — protein MDSSLPQDDSKKVALDTSGPTNACDTSSIQRASIYMTNGQTKRGLSPRHVQLMAIAGSIGTALFVGIGGALSKAGPLSLSLGYLFWSMFFILPCTLSVAEMCAYLPIRGSIFELAGRFVDPALGFSMGWTYFYGGVMLVCVEYSAVATVMQYWNTSINAGVWVAMALVVCFLLNVIAVKWYGESEFVMASTKVILIIGLILLTLITMCGGNPRGDAYGFRYWGNGNAMHAYYTDGAAGRFLGFWSVVIYAAFTIGGPDLICFTAGEIQNPRKTIPRVARLIFYRLAFFYVVGVFAVGIICSSRDERLLNALGSGASGAAASPWVIGIQNLGIHGLPDVINAVILLSGWSCGNAYLYSTSRSLYGLARDGLAPKVFTKCTKSGVPIYSVIAVTLLSCLSFLVVSNSSVTVFYWFVDLTTGGFVYVYTCMLLTFIGWHRALKAQPDIVPESSLPYLSPFRPYGAYFAFVLGCIFLLFIGWDTFSPFDVEGWITYYFATAFGPLMFVVGKLLKKTKWVKPSQADLISGKAEVDEECQAWEDPAAVEKERLRLQHMNWLRRFWERLW, from the exons ATGGATTCTAGCTTACCGCAAGATGACTCTAAGAAAGTCGCCCTTGATACCTCGGGACCAACGAATGCATGCGACACTAGTTCAATCCAAAGAGCTTCAATCTACATGACCAACGGGCAAACCAAACGCGGTCTATCTCCACGTCATGTGCAGCTAATGGCCATTGCAGGCAGCATTGGCACTGCCCTTTTTGTTGGTATTGGTGGTGCACTGTCCAAAGCTGGCCCGCTCTCCTTGTCCCTTGGATATCTATTCTGGAGCATGTTCTTTATTCTGCCATGCACACTCAGTGTTGCAGAGATGTGCGCGTATCTTCCTATCCGCGGAAGTATCTTTGAGCTCGCCGGCCGCTTTGTCGATCCCGCTCTTGGCTTCTCTATGGGCTGGACGTACTTCTACGGTGGTGTCATGCTGGTTTGTGTGGAATATAGTGCTGTTGCCACCGTGATGCAGTATT GGAACACTAGCATCAACGCAGGTGTATGGGTTGCCATGGCTCTGGTCGTCTGCTTCCTGCTGAATGTAATTGCCGTCAAGTGGTATGGAGAGTCTGAGTTCGTTATGGCATCAACAAAGGTTATCTTGATCATTGGCCTGATTTTACTTACTCTGATCACCATGTGTGGTGGGAACCCTCGGGGCGACGCTTACGGTTTTCGATACTGGGGCAACGGGAACGCCATGCATGCCTATTATACTGATGGGGCAGCTGGTCGATTCCTCGGGTTCTG GTCTGTAGTCATTTACGCTGCATTCACCATTGGTGGCCCCGACCTAATCTGCTTCACGGCTGGCGAAATCCAGAATCCCCGAAAAACTATCCCCCGAGTTGCTCGCTTGATATTTTATCGACTGGCATTCTTCTATGTTGTTGGAGTGTTTGCCGTCGGAATCATCTGCTCAAGTCGTGATGAGCGATTACTGAATGCTCTGGGTAGTGGCGCTTCCGGAGCTGCAGCTTCGCCGTGGGTTATCGGCATCCAAAACCTTGGTATACATGGTTTACCTGATGTGATCAATGCTGTCATATTACTTTCCGGCTG GTCCTGCGGGAACGCGTACTTATACTCCACGTCTCGCTCCTTGTATGGGCTTGCTCGCG ATGGACTCGCTCCCAAGGTATTCACGAAGTGCACCAAGTCAGGTGTGCCTATCTACTCAGTCATAGCTGTCACTTTACTCTCTTGCCTCTCATTCCTTGTCGTTTCAAATTCTTCTGTTACAGTTTTCTACTGG TTCGTTGATCTTACTACCGGTGGATTTGTCTATGTCTACACTTGCATGCTCTTAACATTCATCGGGTGGCATCGCGCTTTGAAAGCTCAGCCAGACATTGTGCCGGAGTCGTCATTACCGTACCTATCACCGTTTAGGCCTTATGGTGCTTACTTTGCTTTTGTTTTGGGTTGTATATTTCTTCTGTTTATCGGCTGGGACACATTCTCGCcctttgatgttgaagggtGGATAACCTACTACTTCGCCACTGCGTTCGGCCCATTGATGTTTGTGGTCGGAAAGCTCTTGAAGAAAACAAAATGGGTGAAGCCTTCTCAAGCGGACCTTATCAGTGGAAAAGCCGAAGTTGACGAAGAGTGCCAAGCATGGGAAGATCCTGCTGcagttgagaaggagaggcTACGTTTGCAACACATGAACTGGCTTCGAAGATTCTGGGAGAGACTTTGGTAG
- a CDS encoding related to choline monooxygenase → MSPYILPGTLFALALPLFLLIKTFLSSQSRADQVSARPFKPPKGWWTDTKRFSVEQRAIFSQSWICVSHRSRFSKAGDYIAFEIAGFRLLLMLGKDDVVRAFHNVCRHRAFPVTRKTSGSASILGCKYHGWSYNNKGELMKAPHFEDVIGFDKSQNGLFPVHTKMDDKGFLHINLNSSPEAGDTKLEKAKAIGRSAPIGQTQQYLGSWEVKGKFNWKVPGNAFDRELSSAHYKGSLSRLFGPSVAGKLRFSPLSTVYSQRGSPIWYQLKYSPESVRKTTVRCDVYSKSKQDSSDFEKRLKPDLEVEINSIIRRHEELYEKLASSAHSLNHGGDEHAALADMVDKHAEREKREGAEIKPAAANQCRSNGYAKAEGICMALEGLDDSGDLEW, encoded by the exons ATGTCCCCTTATATTCTTCCTGGCACTCTCTTTGCCTTAGCGCTGCCTCTTTTCCTATTAATCAAGACATTCTTATCCTCTCAATCCAGAGCAGACCAAGTCTCTGCCAGGCCTTTCAAGCCACCGAAAGGATGGTGGACTGATACCAAGCGGTTCAGCGTTGAACAGCGTGCCATCTTCAGCCAG AGCTGGATTTGTGTCAGCCATCGCAGTCGGTTCTCAAAGGCTGGCGACTACATCGCATTTGAGATTGCCGGCTTTAGACTCCTTCTGATGCTAGGCAAGGACGACGTGGTTCGAGCATTTCATAACGTCTGTCGGCACCGCGCATTTCCAGTCACTAGAAAGACTTCTGGCTCAGCATCTATACTTGGCTGCAAGTATCATGGGTGgagttataataataaaggggAACTTATGAAGGCTCCCCACTTTGAAGATGTGATTGGTTTTGATAAGAGCCAGAATGGTCTTTTCCCCGTGCACACCAAGATGGATGATAAAGGATTTCTACACATTAACTTGAACAGCAGCCCTGAAGCAGGCGAtaccaagcttgagaaggcGAAGGCTATCGGAAGGTCAGCACCGATTGGCCAGACCCAACAATATCTTGGATCTTGGGAAGTAAAGGGGAAATTCAACTGGAAGGTTCCTG GGAATGCATTCGATCGGGAACTATCGTCTGCCCACTATAAAGGTTCTCTGTCGCGCTTGTTCGGCCCTTCTGTAGCGGGAAAGCTTCGATTCAGCCCTCTCAGCACCGTTTATTCGCAGAGGGGAAGCCCCATCTGGTACCAGCTCAAGTATTCTCCGGAATCTGTTAGAAAAACCACCGTACGATGTGACGTGtactcaaagtcaaagcaaGATAGCTCCGACTTTGAGAAACGCTTGAAGCCCGATCTGGAAGTTGAGATCAATTCGATTATTCGGCGACATGAAGAGCTTTATGAGAAACTCGCAAGCTCTGCTCATTCCCTAAATCATGGTGGAG ATGAGCATGCTGCGCTGGCTGATATGGTGGATAAGCACGCCGAAAGAGAAAAGCGCGAAGGAGCTGAGATCAAGCCAGCTGCAGCGAATCAGTGCCGAAGTAATGGCTATGCAAAAGCCGAAGGGA TATGTATGGCTTTAGAGGGGCTCGACGACTCTGGGGATTTGGAATGGTAG
- a CDS encoding related to monooxygenase, which produces MDETQVIIVGGGPAGLALGLSLARLKIHSVILEKEAEITTDPRGVFLTGDAVRILHSLGINDLTGIGHEIPHLNFHLGAFNTPPFFSIRIGDINSLEQALPEGILQMQPRLEGALRKAIEESKFCSLRVACEVVSRSEQDPPVIDFNDSQGTRQQIKGEWLIGADGKLGIVRKHFLEPAVGIKQQDGLYPYSGTWIAANLKMKLPTPETHPEFPLWKFGYSPQEVYDLFWPVGWHFCTPPGKATASGRFGPYEERLWRHEFAQDETLIQDNSEELLWEHITPMITLEEDSSRSHKFGGPVHYPRDCIEILRCRPFHFVHKVVNRWFSGRTILIGDAAHVFPPFAGQGIGSGVRDAHQLAWRLALMLHPNSNPENQDKLLKCWESERRQSIDDAAQFSMINGRICNNEPSLLQRLCFRLLMFLHGTSVFRYMDYMSYKEKKGFSDVGNGFFVRERKGGSRLPQIHMRSKGLAESFLSDELLRKDNTIFTLVVVGDGNPVRQQGLHAEAKAAVQEAGLSSIISNDAIVVYDAQSGDLSPGQKRLSDTDGDLGHLTVCSPSETAAADGHMANRYDSSVFGKRLGRGTKFAIIRPDFFIFACSSNYAGLVSSLESLRGFVGFGGKT; this is translated from the exons ATGGATGAAACTCAAGTCAtcattgttggtggtggaccAGCAGGTCTTGCCCTGGGCCTGTCACTAGCCCGATTGAAGATTCAT TCCGTTATTCTTgaaaaagaagcagagaTCACCACTGACCCCAGAGGCGTATTCCTCACTGGAGATGCCGTCAGAATACTACACAGCCTCGGGATCAACGACCTGACGGGCATAGGTCATG AAATTCCACATCTTAATTTCCATCTCGGTGCATTCAATACTCCCCCATTCTTCTCAATTCGTATTGGGGACATCAACAGTCTTGAACAAGCCTTACCAGAAGGCATTTTGCAAATGCAGCCCCGTCTAG AAGGGGCTTTGAGAAAGGCTATCGAGGAGTCAAAGTTCTGTTCACTACGTGTCGCCTGTGAAGTGGTCTCGCGATCAGAACAAGATCCCCCAGTGATTGACTTCAACGATAGCCAAGGCACACGACAGCAGATCAAAGGAGAATGGCTCATCGGCGCCGATGGAAAGCTAGGTATTGTACGGAAACACTTCCTTGAACCGGCTGTAGGCATAAAACAACAAGACGGGCTTTATCCTTACAGCGGCACCTGGATAGCCGCcaacttgaagatgaagcttcctACTCCAGAAACTCATCCTGAATTTCCACTCTGGAAGTTTGGGTACTCGCCACAAGAGGTTTATGATCTCTTCTGGCCTGTTGGATGGCACTTTTGCACCCCGCCTGGAAAGGCGACTGCTTCTGGAAGATTTGGCCCTTATGAGGAAAGACTCTGGCGTCATGAGTTTGCTCAGGATGAGACACTTATCCAGGACAACTCGGAGGAGCTACTCTGGGAGCATATTACGCCGATGATCACTCTTGAGGAAGACAGCAGCCGCAGTCACAAGTTCGGCGGGCCTGTGCATTACCCACGAGACTGTATCGAAATTCTACGATGTCGTCCATTTCACTTTGTTCACAAAGTTGTCAACCGCTGGTTCAGTGGTCGAACAATCCTCATCGGCGACGCAGCTCATGTCTTTCCTCCTTTCGCCGGTCAAGGTATTGGCAGTGGTGTCAGAGATGCTCACCAACTTGCATGGAGATTAGCCCTGATGCTCCACCCGAACTCCAATCCCGAAAACCAAGATAAGCTGCTCAAGTGCTGGGAATCCGAGCGGCGTCAGAGCATCGACGACGCAGCGCAGTTCTCTATGATCAATGGTCGCATCTGCAATAATGAGCCTTCTTTATTACAACGTTTGTGCTTCCGGCTTTTGATGTTTCTTCACGGCACATCTGTCTTTCGGTACATGGATTACATGTCctataaagagaaaaagggcTTTTCGGATGTTGGGAACGGGTTCTTTGTCAGGGAGCGAAAAGGCGGTTCTCGTCTTCCACAGATACATATGAGATCCAAGGGCCTGGCAGAATCATTCTTATCGGATGAACTCTTACGAAAGGACAATACCATCTTCACTCTAGTGGTTGTGGGCGACGGAAACCCCGTTAGGCAGCAAGGCTTACACGCTGAAGCAAAGGCTGCAGTCCAAGAAGCTGGActttcatccatcatctcaaacGATGCCATCGTTGTTTATGATGCACAGTCAGGCGACTTATCGCCGGGCCAAAAAAGACTTTCGGACACTGATGGAGACCTTGGCCATCTCACGGTCTGTTCACCTTCGGAGACCGCCGCAGCTGATGGGCACATGGCGAATAGATATGACAGCTCGGTCTTTGGCAAGCGTCTTGGGAGAGGTACGAAGTTTGCGATTATTCGACCCGACTTCTTTATCTTTGCTTGTTCTTCTAACTACGCTGGGCTGGTCAGTTCTCTGGAATCGCTGAGAGGTTTTGTTGGGTTTGGGGGTAAGACATAG
- a CDS encoding related to ketopantoate reductase encodes MIKTSNILLIGGGGLGVIAALSLEASSRAKVTAVLRSNYETVSANGYKISSCEYEWIQYREGIQGAISGNIVLSGISFAGSQETRPGWIQHTSHDHLLVGAFPSPEINKTCGEAAAKSFVSLYAASGKASCYYMADTMRQRWRKLVYNATVNPLCAITNLDSGSLRQGSPAMGKVIQAAMEEIMAAAAAAGHRLPLETAQELLGDGAVDDNFEPSMLQDVRKGNSIEYEYLVGEPMREGLRLGVPMPTISMIYSLCQAVQSGIMQRRKSV; translated from the exons ATGATTAAAACCTCAAATATCTTACTGATTGGAGGCGGAGGGCTTGGTGTTATTGCTGCCTTGAGCCTCGAGGCCAGTTCAAGGGCCAAAGTGACAGCTGTATTGCGTTCAAACTACGAAACTGTCAGTGCGAATGGGTACAAAATCAGTTCATGTGAGTATG AATGGATTCAATATCGAGAGGGAATACAGGGAGCGATATCAGGCAATATCGTCCTATCTGGCATCAGCTTTGCCGGTTCGCAAGAGACAAGACCAGGCTGGATCCAACATACGAGCCACGATCATTTACTTGTTGGCGCCTTTCCGAGTCCAGAGATCAACAAGACATGCGGTGAGGCCGCCGCAAAGAGTTTTGTCTCATTATACGCAGCTTCAGGAAAAGCCTCGTGCTACTACATGGCCGATACCATGAGAcagagatggagaaagcTTGTTTACAATGCTACAGTAAACCCACTTTGCGCCATCACTAACCTTGACTCTGGTTCTCTCCGCCAAGGAAGTCCAGCGATGGGAAAGGTAATACAGGCTGCCATGGAAGAGATCAtggctgctgcagctgcagctggaCACAGACTCCCCTTAGAAACTGCCCAGGAGTTATTGGGTGACGGCGCTGTGGACGATAACTTTGAGCCCAGTATGCTCCAGGACGTCAGAAAG GGAAACTCAATCGAGTACGAATATCTAGTGGGGGAACCAATGCGTGAAGGGCTTCGACTTGGGGTTCCGATGCCGACTATCTCGATGATTTACTCGCTTTGCCAAGCTGTACAGAGCGGAATAATGCAACGACGTAAATCGGTTTAA
- a CDS encoding related to bifunctional 4-hydroxyphenylacetate degradation enzyme: MANFSVLIKFESEEDGETYFADLGSDAQGPPALGTKVAAVKSLQGLADKHKPKTVTIRRLLAPLPRDDLPLYCVGLNYRSHAKEASLTLTSVPPLWTKPAASLANPDEDIPLNDFCAKSLPDYEGELVFVTSKQCRNISPKEAKDYILGYTVGNDISCRMYQLPKHSAGQFFFAKAFDKFAPIGPALISPAVFGDGSGFSVEAKVNGEVRQVAEFKKDMVFSPEQILSHMSQGTTIPAGTAVMTGTPAGVGAFRSPKVFLKDGDVLEVTMARAGTLRNVIKFE, from the exons ATGGCTAATTTCTCAGTACTGATCAAGTTTGAGTCTGAAGAGGACGGGGAGACATATTTCGCCGACCTGGGTTCCGATGCTCAAGGCCCGCCTGCTCTCGGCACCAAGGTCGCCGCGGTCAAGTCTTTACAGGGCTTGGCCGATAAGCATAAGCCCAAAACAGTGACAATTCGTCGT CTCTTAGCACCACTTCCGAGAGACGACCTACCTCTATATTGCGTAGGATTGAACTACCGTAGCCATGCCAAAGAAGCTTCA CTCACTCTGACCTCGGTTCCTCCTCTATGGACCAAGCCAGCTGCATCACTTGCAAACCCAGATGAAGACATTCCACTAAATGACTTTTGCGCTAAGAGTCTCCCAGACTATGAA GGCGAGCTCGTATTTGTAACCTCCAAACAGTGCCGGAACATTTCTCCGAAGGAAGCTAAGGACTACATCCTAGGCTACACCGTTGGCAATGATATTTCTTGCCGCATGTATCAGCTTCCCAAGCATTCCGCCGGTCAAttcttcttcgccaaggCTTTCGACAAATTTGCACCTATTGGACCCGCGTTGATCAGTCCAGCTGTATTTGGTGATGGGTCAGGCTTTTCTGTAGAAGCAAAAGTCAATGGGGAGGTTCGGCAAGTAGCagagttcaagaaggataTGGTCTTCTCGCCCGAGCAGATTCTCAGCCATATGAGCCAAG GAACAACGATACCGGCTGGTACAGCGGTCATGACGGGAACGCCTGCTGGAGTGGGTGCTTTCCGTAGCCCCAAGGTATTCCTCAAGGATGGTGACGTCCTTGAAGTCACCATGGCGCGGGCTGGGACGTTACGAAACGTTATCAAGTTTGAGTAA